From Echeneis naucrates chromosome 7, fEcheNa1.1, whole genome shotgun sequence, one genomic window encodes:
- the rprd1b gene encoding regulation of nuclear pre-mRNA domain-containing protein 1B isoform X1 — protein sequence MSSFSESALEKKLSELSSSQQSVQTLSLWIIHHRKHSALIVRVWHRELKKAKSNRKLTFLYLANDVIQNSKKKGPEFTKDFETVLVDACSHVASEADEGCKKHMERLLNIWKERNLYRSDFIQQLKLAIEDTNSPRPPEEKKAVKRSYQKIQEDEEDEDDDYRSHNSPRNMDASATQLTEELVKALQDLENAASGDAAVRQKIASLPQEVQDVSLLEKITDKEAADKLSKTVDEACLLLAEYNGRLAAELEDRRQLARMLTDYITSQKEALMEREKKLEEYKQKLARVTQVRKELKSHIQSLPDLSLLPNVTGGLAPLPSAGDLFSTD from the exons ATGTCGTCCTTCTCGGAGTCGGCCCTGGAGAAGAAGCTGTCGGAGCTGAGCAGCTCCCAGCAGAGCGTCCagactctgtctctgtggatcaTCCACCACCGCAAACACTCAGCCCTCATCGTCCGAGTGTGGCACAGAGAGCTGAAGAAAG CCAAAAGCAACAGGAAGCTAACGTTCCTGTACCTGGCCAACGATGTCATCCAGAACAGCAAGAAGAAAGGACCAGAGTTCACCAAAGACTTTGAGACCGTCCTTGTTGATGCCTGCTCCCATGTTGCCAG TGAAGCGGATGAGGGCTGTAAAAAGCACATGGAGAGATTGCTGAACATCTGGAAGGAGAGGAACCTCTACAGAAGTGACTTCATCCAGCAGCTCAAACTGGCCATAGAGGACACTAACAGCCCCAGGCCTCCAG aggagaagaaggcgGTGAAACGTAGCTACCAGAAAAttcaggaagatgaagaagatgaggatgatgactACAGAAGCCACAACTCCCCTCGCAACATGGATGCCTCTGCAACTCAGCTT ACAGAGGAGCTGGTGAAGGCCCTACAGGATTTGGAGAATGCTGCATCAGGCGACGCAGCTGTTCGTCAGAAAATTGCCTCATTGCCACAAGAAGTCCAGGATGTTTCCCTGCTTGAAAAGATTACCG ATAAAGAAGCAGCTGACAAACTATCAAAAACAGTGGATGAAGCCTGTTTGCTGCTGGCAGAGTACAACGGCCGGCTagctgcagagctggaggacCGGAGGCAGCTGGCCCGCATGCTGACTGACTACATCACCAGCCAGAAGGAGGCCctcatggagagagagaaaaaactaGAG GAATATAAGCAGAAACTGGCGAGGGTGACTCAGGTGAGGAAAGAGCTCAAGTCCCACATCCAGAGTCTCCCAGACCTATCCCTCTTGCCCAATGTGACAGGTGGTCTGGCTCCGCTCCCATCAGCCGGAGACCTCTTCTCCACCGACTGA
- the rprd1b gene encoding regulation of nuclear pre-mRNA domain-containing protein 1B isoform X2 encodes MSSFSESALEKKLSELSSSQQSVQTLSLWIIHHRKHSALIVRVWHRELKKAKSNRKLTFLYLANDVIQNSKKKGPEFTKDFETVLVDACSHVASEADEGCKKHMERLLNIWKERNLYRSDFIQQLKLAIEDTNSPRPPGWTTEEKKAVKRSYQKIQEDEEDEDDDYRSHNSPRNMDASATQLTEELVKALQDLENAASGDAAVRQKIASLPQEVQDVSLLEKITDKEAADKLSKTVDEACLLLAEYNGRLAAELEDRRQLARMLTDYITSQKEALMEREKKLEEYKQKLARVTQVRKELKSHIQSLPDLSLLPNVTGGLAPLPSAGDLFSTD; translated from the exons ATGTCGTCCTTCTCGGAGTCGGCCCTGGAGAAGAAGCTGTCGGAGCTGAGCAGCTCCCAGCAGAGCGTCCagactctgtctctgtggatcaTCCACCACCGCAAACACTCAGCCCTCATCGTCCGAGTGTGGCACAGAGAGCTGAAGAAAG CCAAAAGCAACAGGAAGCTAACGTTCCTGTACCTGGCCAACGATGTCATCCAGAACAGCAAGAAGAAAGGACCAGAGTTCACCAAAGACTTTGAGACCGTCCTTGTTGATGCCTGCTCCCATGTTGCCAG TGAAGCGGATGAGGGCTGTAAAAAGCACATGGAGAGATTGCTGAACATCTGGAAGGAGAGGAACCTCTACAGAAGTGACTTCATCCAGCAGCTCAAACTGGCCATAGAGGACACTAACAGCCCCAGGCCTCCAGGTTGGAC tacagaggagaagaaggcgGTGAAACGTAGCTACCAGAAAAttcaggaagatgaagaagatgaggatgatgactACAGAAGCCACAACTCCCCTCGCAACATGGATGCCTCTGCAACTCAGCTT ACAGAGGAGCTGGTGAAGGCCCTACAGGATTTGGAGAATGCTGCATCAGGCGACGCAGCTGTTCGTCAGAAAATTGCCTCATTGCCACAAGAAGTCCAGGATGTTTCCCTGCTTGAAAAGATTACCG ATAAAGAAGCAGCTGACAAACTATCAAAAACAGTGGATGAAGCCTGTTTGCTGCTGGCAGAGTACAACGGCCGGCTagctgcagagctggaggacCGGAGGCAGCTGGCCCGCATGCTGACTGACTACATCACCAGCCAGAAGGAGGCCctcatggagagagagaaaaaactaGAG GAATATAAGCAGAAACTGGCGAGGGTGACTCAGGTGAGGAAAGAGCTCAAGTCCCACATCCAGAGTCTCCCAGACCTATCCCTCTTGCCCAATGTGACAGGTGGTCTGGCTCCGCTCCCATCAGCCGGAGACCTCTTCTCCACCGACTGA
- the rprd1b gene encoding regulation of nuclear pre-mRNA domain-containing protein 1B isoform X3, with protein sequence MSSFSESALEKKLSELSSSQQSVQTLSLWIIHHRKHSALIVRVWHRELKKAKSNRKLTFLYLANDVIQNSKKKGPEFTKDFETVLVDACSHVASEADEGCKKHMERLLNIWKERNLYRSDFIQQLKLAITEEKKAVKRSYQKIQEDEEDEDDDYRSHNSPRNMDASATQLELVKALQDLENAASGDAAVRQKIASLPQEVQDVSLLEKITDKEAADKLSKTVDEACLLLAEYNGRLAAELEDRRQLARMLTDYITSQKEALMEREKKLEEYKQKLARVTQVRKELKSHIQSLPDLSLLPNVTGGLAPLPSAGDLFSTD encoded by the exons ATGTCGTCCTTCTCGGAGTCGGCCCTGGAGAAGAAGCTGTCGGAGCTGAGCAGCTCCCAGCAGAGCGTCCagactctgtctctgtggatcaTCCACCACCGCAAACACTCAGCCCTCATCGTCCGAGTGTGGCACAGAGAGCTGAAGAAAG CCAAAAGCAACAGGAAGCTAACGTTCCTGTACCTGGCCAACGATGTCATCCAGAACAGCAAGAAGAAAGGACCAGAGTTCACCAAAGACTTTGAGACCGTCCTTGTTGATGCCTGCTCCCATGTTGCCAG TGAAGCGGATGAGGGCTGTAAAAAGCACATGGAGAGATTGCTGAACATCTGGAAGGAGAGGAACCTCTACAGAAGTGACTTCATCCAGCAGCTCAAACTGGCC attacagaggagaagaaggcgGTGAAACGTAGCTACCAGAAAAttcaggaagatgaagaagatgaggatgatgactACAGAAGCCACAACTCCCCTCGCAACATGGATGCCTCTGCAACTCAGCTT GAGCTGGTGAAGGCCCTACAGGATTTGGAGAATGCTGCATCAGGCGACGCAGCTGTTCGTCAGAAAATTGCCTCATTGCCACAAGAAGTCCAGGATGTTTCCCTGCTTGAAAAGATTACCG ATAAAGAAGCAGCTGACAAACTATCAAAAACAGTGGATGAAGCCTGTTTGCTGCTGGCAGAGTACAACGGCCGGCTagctgcagagctggaggacCGGAGGCAGCTGGCCCGCATGCTGACTGACTACATCACCAGCCAGAAGGAGGCCctcatggagagagagaaaaaactaGAG GAATATAAGCAGAAACTGGCGAGGGTGACTCAGGTGAGGAAAGAGCTCAAGTCCCACATCCAGAGTCTCCCAGACCTATCCCTCTTGCCCAATGTGACAGGTGGTCTGGCTCCGCTCCCATCAGCCGGAGACCTCTTCTCCACCGACTGA
- the LOC115046869 gene encoding kelch-like protein 10: protein MSENSPVYNELRLEQQLCDVVIRVDGVEFHVHKLILCNCSPYFRALFTHWSTPDSRVFDIPNVSLDMMRLIIEFAYTGSVPVTQENIQEVFVAADRFAIAGILKACSQILEEQLDVQNCISIWWFTDLYYHPELKHKAFLFILKHFEEVAATSGEFLLLSAQELAKIIENDQLNVKKEKSVFEAVLHWISSAPEKRREYSSLLLSKVRLSLISPEYIMENVNDNEVVKASEECRRILLKTIDVMLDVRAKSFSSPISFHSLPNPRLPSALLLAIGGWSGGNPTNAMETYDVYAKCWVRIIDEEESPMAYHGTAFINTSVYCVGGFDGVFQFNTVHRFDMETHTWHEVAPMHFRRCYVSVTVMDGYIYAMGGFDGHIRLKTAERYEPRTNQWTLIASMNEQRSDASCTTLHGKIYICGGFNGNDCLSTAECYNPKTNQWTLIASMDSRRSGVGVTTYAGRVFAVGGFNGTSRLHTAEAYDPDADTWQEVSPMLNSRSNFGIAVIDDHLFVVGGFNGSSTIPNVECFDIHTGQWSDVCDMEISRSALSCCVVYELSNMDEYTAAYYSLPFSLEEDEVE from the exons ATGAGTGAGAACAGCCCGGTGTACAACGAGCTCCGACTCGAGCAACAGCTTTGTGATGTTGTGATCAGAGTGGATGGAGTTGAATTTCATGTGCACAAGCTCATCCTGTGTAACTGCAGCCCATACTTCAG AGCTCTCTTCACCCACTGGTCCACCCCAGACAGTCGGGTCTTCGACATTCCCAATGTGTCACTTGACATGATGAGGCTCATCATTGAGTTCGCCTACACCGGCTCTGTTCCTGTGACACAAGAGAACATACAAGAGGTTTTTGTAGCGGCCGATCGGTTTGCTATAGCCGGGATCCTAAAAGCCTGCAGTCAGATTCTGGAGGAGCAGCTCGACGTACAGAATTGCATCAGCATCTGGTGGTTCACAGACCTCTATTACCACCCCGAACTGAAACACAAGGCCTTCCTCTTCATTCTCAAGCACTTCGAGGAGGTTGCTGCCACCTCAGGGGAATTCCTGCTCCTGTCTGCGCAGGAACTTGCTAAGATCATTGAAAATGACCAGCTCAATGTGAAGAAAGAGAAGTCAGTGTTTGAGGCCGTCCTCCACTGGATCAGCAGCGCACCTGAGAAACGCAGAGAATACTCGTCTCTGCTTTTGTCCAAG GTCAGGCTATCTTTGATAAGTCCAGAATACATCATGGAGAATGTGAATGACAATGAAGTGGTCAAGGCGAGTGAAGAGTGCCGACGAATTCTCCTCAAGACCATCGATGTCATGCTTGACGTTAGAGCCAAGAGTTTCTCCAGCCCCATCTCCTTTCATTCTTTGCCCAATCCACGCCTGCCCTCGGCACTACTTTTGGCCATTGGAGGCTGGAGTGGTGGCAATCCCACCAATGCCATGGAGACATACGACGTCTATGCAAAGTGTTGGGTCAGAATAATCGATGAGGAGGAGTCTCCAATGGCCTACCATGGCACAGCCTTTATCAACACATCAGTTTACTGTGTTGGCGGCTTTGATGGAGTGTTTCAGTTCAACACTGTGCACAGATTTGATATGGAGACACACACCTGGCATGAGGTAGCACCGATGCATTTCAGGCGCTGCTATGTCAGTGTCActgtgatggatggatatataTATGCCATGGGAGGTTTTGATGGACACATTCGACTCAAAACTGCAGAGCGCTATGAACCAAGAACCAACCAGTGGACCTTAATTGCGTCCATGAATGAGCAGAGGAGTGATGCCAGTTGCACAACTCTTCATGGAAAG ATCTACATTTGTGGTGGCTTCAATGGGAACGATTGTCTGTCAACAGCTGAATGTTACAACCCAAAGACCAACCAGTGGACACTGATTGCCTCCATGGACTCCAGGCGCAGTGGAGTCGGGGTCACGACCTATGCAGGCCGCGTCTTTGCA GTTGGTGGTTTTAATGGAACCAGCCGTCTGCACACCGCTGAGGCCTACGATCCCGATGCTGACACCTGGCAGGAGGTGTCACCAATGCTGAACTCCCGCAGCAACTTTGGCATCGCAGTGATTGATGATCACCTCTTTGTGGTCGGGGGTTTCAACGGCTCAAGCACCATTCCTAACGTTGAATGCTTTGATATTCACACTGGTCAGTGGTCTGATGTGTGTGACATGGAGATCTCCCGCAgtgctctgagctgctgtgtggtCTATGAACTCAGCAACATGGATGAATATACTGCTGCTTATTATTCCCTGCCATTCTCCCTTGAGGAGGATGAGGTGGAGTGA